The following coding sequences are from one Anolis sagrei isolate rAnoSag1 chromosome 6, rAnoSag1.mat, whole genome shotgun sequence window:
- the LOC132778036 gene encoding olfactory receptor 14A16-like translates to MDNHSSVSEFVLLEFSAIRELQILHFILFLVLYLITVAGNLAIIMAVVLDRHLHVPLYFFLMNLAIQDLGSVSVTIPKYIINSLMNHRHISYTGCVVQVLLFIFFAGSDLALLTVMAYDRYVAICKPLQYEMLMSRTACIQIVTAVWFAAILNAILHAGGTFVTPFCSNVINQFFCEIPQLLKLACSDSYHIEMGAIFLSLVVWTGCFIFMIITYVQIFSAVLKIPSFQGRKKAFSTCIPHLIVVSMFSLTVCLAYLRPTSSMSPPLELLVTIMYSILPPMLNPLIYSLRNKEIKLALSRLLTMRSSFNKALMF, encoded by the coding sequence ATGGACAATCATTCTTCTGTCTCTGAATTTGTGCTCCTTGAGTTCTCAGCAATCCGGGAACTGCAGATTCTACACTTCATCCTTTTCCTGGTCTTGTACCTTATCACTGTAGCAGGGAATCTTGCCATCATCATGGCGGTAGTTTTGGACCGGCATCTTCACGTccctttgtatttttttctgatgAATCTGGCCATTCAGGACTTAGGCTCTGTTTCAGTGACCATCCCCAAATACATCATCAATTCCCTTATGAATCACAGACATATCTCTTACACTGGCTGTGTGGTTCAAGTTCTTTTATTTATCTTCTTTGCAGGATCTGATCTTGCTCTTCTCACAGTCATGGCATATGATCGGTATGTTGCTATTTGCAAGCCATTGCAATATGAAATGCTAATGAGTAGGACAGCTTGCATACAAATTGTAACTGCTGTTTGGTTTGCCGCTATTCTCAATGCTATATTGCACGCTGGTGGAACTTTTGTAACCCCTTTCTGTTCTAATGTTATCAATCAGTTCTTCTGCGAAATCCCACAGTTACTTAAGCTTGCTTGCTCTGATTCATACCACATTGAAATGGGAGCTATTTTTCTTAGTTTGGTAGTCTGGACTGGCTGTTTTATCTTTATGATTATAACCTATGTGCAAATCTTCAGTGCTGTTCTCAAAATTCCTTCTTTTCAGGGGAGGAAAAAGGCTTTTTCTACTTGCATACCCCATCTCATTGTTGTCTCCATGTTTTCATTGACTGTATGCCTTGCTTACCTAAGGCCCACTTCTAGCATGTCTCCTCCACTGGAACTTCTGGTTACTATAATGTATTCTATTCTACCACCCATGTTGAATCCTTTGATCTATAGCCTGAGAAACAAGGAGATTAAGCTTGCCCTTTCAAGACTTTTGACAATGAGATCATCTTTCAACAAAGCTTTAATGTTTTGA
- the LOC132779554 gene encoding olfactory receptor 14A16-like — translation MNNQSSVSEFLLLEFSATWELRILHFILFLILYLTTVAGNILIITAIVLDHHLHSPLYFFLLNLAIQDLGSVSVILPKYIISAIKNDRRISYSGCVAQVLFFVFFIGSDVALLTVMAYDRYIAICNPLRYETIMNRKACAQMALSAWFATFLNAVLHTCGTFATTFCSNVVNQFFCEIPQLLRLACTDSYQIEMGAVLVSIMVWFGCFIFIIVTYIQIFTAVSKIPSVHSLIPRPSTCIPHLTVVSMFSLTVCLAYLRPSSSTSSSLEILITVMYSVLPPMLNPLIYSLRNKEIKLALSRLLGIRSSCNNAFFLQHFRTQCSKVESG, via the exons ATGAATAATCAATCTTCTGTCTCTGAATTTCTGCTCCTTGAATTCTCAGCAACCTGGGAACTGCGGATTCTACACTTCATTCTGTTTCTTATCTTATATCTTACAACTGTAGCAGGGAATATTCTCATAATTACTGCTATAGTTTTGGACCATCATCTCCATAGCCCCTTGTACTTCTTTCTGCTGAACCTTGCCATTCAGGACCTAGGCTCCGTTTCAGTCATTCTCCCCAAATACATCATCAGTGCCATCAAGAATGACAGACGTATTTCTTACTCAGGATGTGTGGCTCAGgtcctcttttttgttttctttatagGATCTGATGTTGCCTTACTTACAGTCATGGCATATGATCGGTACATTGCTATTTGCAATCCATTGCGATATGAAACAATAATGAACAGGAAAGCCTGTGCTCAAATGGCACTTAGTGCATGGTTTGCTACCTTTCTTAATGCTGTATTACACACTTGTGGAACATTTGCAACCACTTTTTGCTCTAATGTTGTCAATCAATTTTTCTGCGAAATACCACAGTTACTTAGACTTGCCTGCACTGACTCGTATCAAATTGAAATGGGTGCTGTTTTGGTTAGTATAATGGTTTGGTTTGGCTGTTTTATCTTTATTATTGTAACTTATATACAAATCTTCACAGCTGTTTCAAAAATTCCTTCTG ttcattcacttataccccgcccttctactTGTATACCCCATCTCACTGTTGTCTCCATGTTTTCATTGACTGTATGCCTTGCTTACCTAAGACCCAGTTCCAGCACTTCTTCTTCACTGGAAATTCTGATTACTGTAATGTATTCTGTACTCCCACCCATGCTGAATCCTTTGATCTACAGCCTGAGAAACAAGGAGATCAAGCTTGCTCTTTCAAGACTTTTGGGAATAAGATCATCTTGCAACAATGCTTTCTTTTTACAACACTTTAGAACACAATGTTCTAAAGTGGAGAGTGGTTAA
- the LOC137097425 gene encoding olfactory receptor 14A16-like — MDNQSSVSEFLLEFSATWELQILHFVLFLILYLTTVAGNILIIAAVVLDHHLHSPLYFFLLNLAIQDLGSVSAIIPKYIISAIMNDRRISYSGCVIQVLFFYFFIGSDVALLTVMAYDRYIAICNPLRYETVMNRRACAQMALSAWFAAFLNAVLHTCGTFSTPFCSNVVNQFFCEIPQLLRLACTDSYQIEMGAVLFSIMVWFGCFIFIIVTYVQIFTAVSKIPSALGRKKALTTCIPHLTVVSMFSLTVCLAYLRPSSSTPSSLELLITIMYSVLSPMLNPLIYSLRNKEIKLALSKLLAMRSSSNNAFLFCPT, encoded by the coding sequence ATGGATAATCAATCTTCTGTCTCTGAATTTCTTCTTGAATTCTCAGCAACCTGGGAACTGCAGATTCTacactttgttttgtttcttatcTTATATCTTACAACTGTAGCAGGGAATATTCTCATAATTGCTGCTGTAGTTTTGGACCATCATCTCCATAGCCCCTTGTACTTCTTTCTGCTGAACCTTGCCATTCAGGATCTAGGCTCTGTTTCAGCCATTATCCCCAAATACATCATCAGTGCCATCATGAATGACAGACGTATTTCTTACTCAGGATGTGTGATTCAAGTCCTCTTCTTTTACTTCTTTATAGGATCTGATGTTGCCTTACTTACAGTCATGGCATATGATCGGTACATTGCTATTTGCAATCCATTGCGATATGAAACAGTAATGAATAGGCGAGCCTGTGCTCAAATGGCACTTAGTGCATGGTTTGCTGCCTTTCTTAATGCTGTATTACACACTTGTGGAACATTTTCAACCCCTTTCTGCTCTAATGTTGTCAATCAGTTCTTCTGCGAAATACCACAGTTACTTAGGCTTGCCTGCACTGACTCTTATCAAATTGAAATGGGAGCTGTTTTGTTTAGTATAATGGTTTGGTTTGGCTGTTTTATCTTTATTATTGTAACTTATGTACAAATCTTCACAGCTGTTTCAAAAATTCCTTCTGCTCTGGGGAGGAAAAAAGCCCTTACTACTTGTATACCCCATCTCACTGTTGTCTCCATGTTTTCATTGACTGTATGCCTTGCTTACCTAAGGCCCAGTTCTAGTACACCTTCTTCACTCGAACTTCTGATTACTATAATGTATTCTGTACTCTCACCCATGCTGAATCCTTTGATCTACAGCCTGAGAAACAAGGAGATCAAACTTGCCCTTTCAAAACTTTTGGCAATGAGATCATCTTCCAACAATGCTTTCCTTTTTTGTCCTACTTAA